A genome region from Hevea brasiliensis isolate MT/VB/25A 57/8 chromosome 9, ASM3005281v1, whole genome shotgun sequence includes the following:
- the LOC110640380 gene encoding NADP-dependent alkenal double bond reductase P2: protein MAIEGGAVSNKQVIFKDYVSGFPKESDMYLTTTSTKLKVPEGSKAVLVKNLYLSCDPYMRGRMSNLASEDPQFSPFQPGSPIYGFVVAKVVDSGHPEFKKGDLVWGIIGWEEYSLITEPERLFRIPYTDVPLSYYTGLLGMPGITAYFGLTDICSPKEGERVYVSAASGAVGQLVGQFAKLMGCYVVGSAGSKEKVELLKNKFGFDEAFNYKDEHDWNAALKRYFPEGIDIYYENVGGKMLDAVLINMRAHGRIAACGMISQYNLQQPEGVYNLTSIIYKRVRIQGFVAFDYFSQYSKFLDFVVPYIREGKITYVEDIAEGIESAPAALVGIFSGRNVGKQVVAIAHE from the exons CTAAGCTCAAAGTACCAGAAGGAAGCAAAGCTGTTTTGGTTAAAAATCTCTACTTGTCCTGTGATCCTTACATGCGAGGTCGCATGTCAAATCTCGCATCTGAGGATCCCCAGTTCTCTCCCTTTCAGCCTGGCTCT CCGATATATGGATTTGTTGTGGCTAAAGTGGTGGATTCTGGGCACCCGGAATTCAAGAAAGGTGACTTGGTATGGGGAATAATCGGCTGGGAAGAGTACAGTCTTATAACAGAGCCTGAGAGACTCTTTAGAATCCCTTATACTGATGTTCCCCTTTCCTACTACACTGGACTTCTTG GAATGCCTGGCATCACTGCTTACTTCGGATTAACAGATATATGTTCTCCGAAGGAAGGAGAACGTGTGTATGTTTCAGCAGCATCTGGTGCAGTTGGTCAGCTTGTTGGGCAGTTTGCTAAGTTGATGGGTTGCTACGTTGTTGGAAGTGCTGGAAGTAAAGAAAAG GTTGAACTATTGAAGAACAAGTTTGGTTTTGATGAAGCTTTCAATTATAAAGACGAGCATGACTGGAATGCAGCTTTAAAAAG GTATTTCCCTGAAGGCATTGACATTTACTATGAAAATGTTGGGGGCAAAATGCTTGACGCAGTGCTTATAAACATGAGAGCCCATGGCCGCATTGCAGCATGTGGAATGATCTCTCAATACAATCTGCAGCAGCCTGAAGGAGTTTACAATTTGACTAGCATTATTTATAAGCGGGTGCGGATACAGGGATTTGTGGCTTTTGATTACTTCAGCCAGTATTCCAAGTTCTTAGACTTTGTTGTGCCTTACATTAGAGAAGGGAAGATTACTTATGTGGAAGACATTGCTGAAGGAATTGAGAGTGCTCCTGCTGCTCTGGTAGGCATTTTCAGTGGTCGCAATGTTGGGAAACAAGTAGTGGCAATTGCTCACGAGTGA